Genomic DNA from Shouchella patagoniensis:
TCGTGTTGCCCGCTTTAAATCAGAAGATATGAGTGCCAAAAATTATTTTAGCCACACGTCTCCTACATATGGAAGCCCGCATCAAATGATCCGTGATTTTGGCATTCCTTACCGTGCTTCAGGAGAAAACATCGCTGCTGGACAAACAAGTGCGCAGTCTGTATTTAATTCTTGGATGAATAGCTCTGGTCATCGCCAAAATATTCTCTCTCCGAACTATACCGAGATTGGCGTTGGATATTCAAACGGCGGTTCCTATGGTCACTATTGGACTCAAATGTTTATTAGCAAATAAGAGAAAACAGCACAAGTCTGCTTGTGCTGTTTTTTTATTCCCTTCCCTGTTCTGCTCTTTTTTGGGCATACTATTCTTTTATAAGGCATCAGCTTCGCCACTTAAAAAGGGAACTTATCGACCGTATACGTAATCTCTAATTTTACATCCGACATCTACAGGAAGCGCAGCATGTAAAAATGCCAATTTTATTTTTACACTACGTTCTATTTTATATGGTCCATAAATAAAATCATGGTCTTATAATTGTGCCTCTTCTGTACAGATAACATGCACCTTAATATCAGAATAAAGACCATCTGTTGCACGGGCCACATGATACATGTTTGTATATTCAGCATCAACAAAGTAAATAGTAAGCATAGAGAAGTACCTTCTTTTATCAAGCTTCTACCATAAAACTTGGAGGTGAACCCTCGTAAAGGGAATCCTTTGGACTTTAATACATTCATTCATTTACTTGGTGTCGCCATACTCATTGCCTTAACTGCTTTTTTTGTTGCGTCTGAATTCGCGATTGTGAAAGTACGTAGTACGCAATTAGAACCACATATTGAACGTGGCAGTAAAAAAGCGCATGCTGCAAAGCGGATTGTGAATCACTTAGATGAATATTTATCAGCCTGCCAACTTGGTATAACAATTACAGCACTTGGTATCGGACGTTTAGCAGAACCAACTTTCGAACGGATGCTCCATCCAATCCTTGGTGAACTTGCCATAAGTGCTGCACTTGTCACGACATTATCAATTGCTATTTCCTTTGCCTTTGCAACCTTTTTACATGTTGTTATTGGTGAGCTTGCTCCAAAAACGATTGCCATTCAGCGTGCTGAGCAAGTTACACTCCTACTTGCTCGTCCTCTCGTCTGGTTCTATCGGTTACTTTTTCCTTTCATTTGGGTTTTGAACGGATCAGCACGCCTGCTTGTTAAATCACTTGGGTTTAAGGCGATGAGTGAACATGAAGTCACCCATAGCGAAGAAGAATTGCGCCTGATTCTTTCTGACAGCTATAAAGGCGGCGAAATTAATCAATCTGAATACAATTACGTGAGCAAGATTTTTGATTTTGATGAGCGGCTTGGAAAAGAAATTATGGTGCCAAGGCCTGAAATGATCACCGTTTCACTTGATGACCGCCCTGAAGACATTTTGATTCAATTAAAAGAAGAAAAATTTACAAGGTATCCAGTCATTGACGGAGATAAAGATCATATTGTGGGTGTTTTAAATGTACGCGAATTATTAGCCCAACTCGCTTATACTCCTAATGATCCAGTCGACCTTGACCCTTTGATTCGACCCGTTATTAACGTCATTGAATCGGTTCCCATACGCGATATCTTGTTGGAAATGCAAAAAAAACGCAACCACATGGCCATTTTATTTGATGAATATGGTGGGACCGCTGGACTTATTACAATGGAAGACATTGTCGAGGAGATAGTGGGTGAGATCCATGATGAATTTGATACAAAAGATGAACCTCTTATCCAAGAAGTAGGTACACTCTCTTATCACTTACACGGGCAAACATCTCTTTCGCAAGTGAATAATTTGCTTGATATTGATATTGAGGAAGAAGATGCAGAAACAATCGGGGGTTGGATGCTGACGCAACAATATGATTTAGTCGAAGGTGGAGAATTAGTACACGATGGTTTTACGTTCCGTGTACTCGATTTTGAAGGGCATCAAATCCATACCATCCACGTATTTCCTACTGTGTAATACTCGAATAAGGATCAAATTCTTCGGGCAACGTATGAATGAGGTGATTTTAATGATGCGCAAACTTCTAATCATCATCGCACTCATCGTTGGAGTAAGTCAGCCGTTAACAAACGTTGCTTTT
This window encodes:
- a CDS encoding hemolysin family protein, giving the protein MDFNTFIHLLGVAILIALTAFFVASEFAIVKVRSTQLEPHIERGSKKAHAAKRIVNHLDEYLSACQLGITITALGIGRLAEPTFERMLHPILGELAISAALVTTLSIAISFAFATFLHVVIGELAPKTIAIQRAEQVTLLLARPLVWFYRLLFPFIWVLNGSARLLVKSLGFKAMSEHEVTHSEEELRLILSDSYKGGEINQSEYNYVSKIFDFDERLGKEIMVPRPEMITVSLDDRPEDILIQLKEEKFTRYPVIDGDKDHIVGVLNVRELLAQLAYTPNDPVDLDPLIRPVINVIESVPIRDILLEMQKKRNHMAILFDEYGGTAGLITMEDIVEEIVGEIHDEFDTKDEPLIQEVGTLSYHLHGQTSLSQVNNLLDIDIEEEDAETIGGWMLTQQYDLVEGGELVHDGFTFRVLDFEGHQIHTIHVFPTV